A genomic window from Cupriavidus metallidurans CH34 includes:
- a CDS encoding LysR family transcriptional regulator, whose protein sequence is MEIKWLEDFVSLAETHSFSRSAELRHVTQPAFSRRIQSLEAWVGTELIDRSSYPTSLTAAGKVFYEQALAMLAQVSETRALMRGQRSANAQVLEFAVPHTLSLTFFPEWLKGVERKVGTLPCRLRALNVHDAVLMLVEGGCDLVMVYHHSRQAIQLDPAHYDMLVLGTERLSPYSVPDASGRPLFRMPGTDKKPVPYLSYTPNAFLGRMVDMLLAESPETLKLDKCYETDMAEALKVMALAGHGMAFLPESAVREDVAAGRLVRADAAKGLPQSIDMEIRLYRERPPEHANERRGSQQRRKRQLVDKIWAALTS, encoded by the coding sequence ATGGAAATCAAATGGCTTGAAGACTTCGTCAGCCTGGCCGAGACGCACAGCTTCTCTCGCTCGGCGGAACTGCGGCATGTCACGCAGCCGGCATTCTCGCGTCGGATCCAGTCGCTCGAGGCGTGGGTCGGCACCGAACTGATCGACCGTTCGAGTTACCCCACCAGCCTGACTGCCGCCGGCAAGGTGTTCTATGAACAGGCGCTGGCGATGCTGGCGCAGGTCAGCGAGACGCGGGCGCTAATGCGCGGCCAGCGCTCGGCCAACGCGCAGGTGCTGGAATTCGCGGTGCCGCACACGCTGTCGCTGACGTTTTTCCCGGAGTGGCTCAAGGGGGTCGAGCGCAAGGTCGGCACGCTGCCATGCCGGCTGCGGGCGCTGAACGTGCACGACGCGGTGCTGATGCTCGTCGAAGGTGGGTGCGACCTCGTCATGGTCTATCACCACTCGCGCCAGGCCATCCAGCTCGACCCGGCGCACTACGACATGCTGGTGCTCGGCACCGAGCGCCTGTCTCCCTATAGCGTCCCCGATGCGTCCGGCCGCCCGCTGTTCCGGATGCCCGGCACCGACAAGAAGCCGGTGCCGTACCTGAGCTACACGCCCAATGCCTTCCTTGGCCGCATGGTGGACATGCTGCTGGCCGAATCGCCGGAAACGCTCAAGCTCGACAAATGCTACGAGACTGATATGGCCGAGGCGCTCAAGGTCATGGCGCTGGCCGGGCATGGCATGGCCTTCCTGCCCGAGAGCGCGGTACGCGAGGACGTTGCCGCCGGCCGGCTGGTGCGCGCCGATGCCGCGAAGGGCTTGCCCCAGTCGATCGACATGGAAATCCGGCTCTATCGCGAACGGCCGCCGGAACACGCCAACGAGCGGCGCGGCAGCCAGCAGCGCCGCAAGCGCCAGCTCGTGGACAAGATCTGGGCGGCGCTGACCTCGTAA
- a CDS encoding Glu/Leu/Phe/Val family dehydrogenase yields the protein MSSAAPTQNVSNGHTLPSYLNADNLGPWGIYLQQVDRVTPYLGSLARWVETLKRPKRAMIVDVPIELDNGTIAHFEGYRVQHNLSRGPGKGGVRFHQDVTLSEVMALSAWMSVKNAAVNVPYGGAKGGIRVDPRTLSHGELERLTRRYTSEINIIIGPSKDIPAPDVNTNAQVMAWMMDTYSMNSGSTATGVVTGKPISLGGSLGRHEATGRGVFVVGSEAARNLGMDVKGARVAVQGFGNVGAVAAKLFHEAGATVVAVQDHRTTLFDPAGLDVPKMMEYASHSGTIEGYRAEVISTEQFWEVDCDILIPAALEGQLTASNAPKIKAKLVIEGANGPTTPEADDILRERNILVCPDVIANAGGVTVSYFEWVQDFSSFFWTEEEINERLVRIMQEAFRAIWQVAQDNKVTLRTAAFIVACTRILQAREMRGLYP from the coding sequence ATGTCTTCCGCAGCACCGACGCAAAACGTCTCCAATGGTCATACCCTGCCTTCGTACCTGAACGCCGACAACCTCGGCCCGTGGGGGATCTACCTGCAGCAAGTCGACCGTGTCACGCCCTACCTGGGCTCGCTGGCACGCTGGGTGGAAACCCTGAAGCGCCCGAAGCGCGCGATGATCGTCGACGTACCCATCGAACTCGACAACGGCACGATCGCCCACTTCGAGGGCTATCGCGTGCAGCACAACCTGTCGCGCGGCCCGGGCAAGGGCGGCGTCCGCTTCCACCAGGACGTGACGTTGTCCGAGGTGATGGCGCTGTCGGCCTGGATGTCGGTCAAGAATGCGGCCGTGAACGTGCCGTACGGCGGCGCCAAGGGCGGTATCCGCGTTGATCCGCGCACCCTGTCGCACGGCGAACTGGAACGCCTGACCCGCCGGTACACGAGCGAAATCAACATCATCATCGGACCGAGCAAGGACATTCCCGCCCCGGACGTGAACACCAACGCCCAGGTCATGGCCTGGATGATGGATACCTACTCGATGAACTCGGGCAGCACGGCCACCGGCGTGGTGACCGGCAAGCCGATCTCGCTGGGCGGTTCGCTGGGTCGTCATGAAGCCACGGGCCGCGGTGTGTTCGTCGTCGGTTCCGAGGCGGCCCGCAACCTGGGCATGGACGTCAAGGGCGCGCGCGTGGCGGTGCAGGGCTTCGGCAACGTGGGTGCCGTGGCAGCCAAGCTGTTCCATGAGGCGGGCGCCACGGTGGTGGCGGTGCAGGACCATCGCACCACGCTGTTCGACCCGGCCGGTCTGGACGTGCCGAAGATGATGGAGTACGCGTCGCACAGCGGCACGATCGAAGGCTACCGCGCCGAGGTCATCTCCACCGAGCAGTTCTGGGAAGTCGATTGCGACATCCTGATCCCGGCCGCGCTGGAAGGGCAACTGACCGCCAGCAATGCGCCGAAGATCAAGGCGAAGCTGGTGATCGAGGGCGCCAACGGCCCGACCACGCCCGAGGCCGACGATATTCTTCGCGAGCGCAATATCCTGGTTTGCCCGGACGTGATCGCCAACGCCGGCGGCGTGACCGTGTCCTACTTTGAATGGGTGCAGGATTTCTCGAGCTTCTTCTGGACCGAAGAGGAGATCAACGAGCGCCTGGTACGGATCATGCAAGAGGCCTTCCGGGCAATCTGGCAGGTTGCCCAGGACAACAAGGTCACGTTGCGGACGGCTGCGTTTATCGTTGCCTGTACGCGTATTCTGCAGGCGCGCGAAATGCGCGGCCTGTATCCCTGA
- a CDS encoding glutamate/aspartate ABC transporter substrate-binding protein, which produces MNVAKLAGLMIAAGVLCGNAQAAEQLTGTLQKIKDTGVITLGVRDSSIPFNYNLGGVRQVGYSYDINMKIVEAIKDQLKLPNLQVKEIPITSQNRITLLQNGTIDIECGSTTNNLERQKQVSFTDTIFIIGTRIMVKKDGGIKDWADLKGKNVVTTAGTTSERLLRKMNDDQKLGMNIISTKDHGQSFLTLESGRAVAFMMDDALLYGERAKAKNPNDWIVVGKPQSREAYGCMIRKDDAPFKKVSDQVIAGLMKDGSINTMYTKWFMQPVPPKGLNLDFPLSDDMKALFKTPNDKALD; this is translated from the coding sequence ATGAATGTAGCCAAGCTGGCTGGCCTGATGATCGCCGCAGGCGTCCTGTGCGGTAACGCGCAGGCCGCAGAGCAGCTCACGGGCACGCTGCAGAAGATCAAGGATACGGGTGTCATCACGCTGGGCGTGCGCGATTCGTCGATTCCTTTCAATTACAACCTGGGCGGCGTGCGTCAGGTGGGCTATTCCTACGATATCAATATGAAGATCGTGGAAGCCATCAAGGACCAGCTCAAGCTGCCGAACCTGCAGGTCAAGGAAATCCCGATCACGTCGCAGAACCGCATCACGCTGCTGCAGAACGGCACGATCGACATCGAGTGCGGCTCCACGACCAATAATCTGGAACGCCAGAAGCAGGTCTCCTTCACCGACACCATCTTCATTATTGGCACGCGCATCATGGTGAAGAAGGACGGCGGCATCAAGGATTGGGCCGACCTGAAGGGCAAGAACGTGGTGACCACCGCCGGCACGACGTCCGAGCGCCTGCTGCGCAAGATGAACGATGACCAGAAGCTGGGCATGAACATTATCAGCACCAAGGATCATGGCCAGTCGTTCCTGACGCTGGAATCGGGCCGTGCCGTGGCATTCATGATGGACGACGCGCTGCTCTACGGCGAGCGCGCCAAGGCCAAGAACCCGAACGACTGGATCGTGGTGGGCAAGCCGCAATCGCGCGAAGCCTATGGTTGCATGATCCGCAAGGATGATGCACCGTTCAAGAAGGTGTCCGATCAGGTGATCGCCGGCCTGATGAAGGATGGCTCGATCAACACGATGTACACCAAGTGGTTCATGCAGCCGGTGCCGCCGAAGGGCCTGAACCTGGACTTCCCGCTGTCCGACGACATGAAGGCGCTCTTCAAGACTCCGAACGACAAGGCACTCGACTGA
- a CDS encoding amino acid ABC transporter permease — MDYAFHWGVFLEQAAANETYLDWMISGLKVTIALGLSSWIIALAIGSVLGVLRTVPNKWLSGIAATYVEIFRNIPLLVQLFIWYFVGPELLPGGEAIKQMNPFTQQFLAAMLCLGTFTAARVCEQVRSGINSLPRGQKNAGLAMGFTLPQTYRYVLLPMAFRVIVPPLTSEFLNIFKNSAVASTIGLLELAAQGRQLVDYTARPYESFIAVTVLYALINFTVMLIMRWVERRTRVPGFIGGK; from the coding sequence ATGGATTACGCTTTTCATTGGGGAGTCTTCCTCGAGCAGGCGGCGGCGAACGAGACCTACCTGGACTGGATGATTTCCGGTCTCAAGGTGACGATCGCGCTTGGCCTGTCCTCGTGGATCATCGCTCTCGCCATCGGATCGGTGCTGGGCGTGCTGCGCACCGTGCCGAACAAGTGGCTGTCGGGGATCGCCGCCACCTACGTCGAGATCTTCCGGAACATTCCGCTGCTGGTGCAGCTTTTCATCTGGTACTTCGTCGGCCCCGAACTGCTGCCCGGCGGCGAGGCGATCAAGCAGATGAATCCGTTCACCCAGCAGTTCCTGGCCGCCATGCTCTGTCTGGGCACCTTCACGGCCGCCCGGGTTTGCGAACAGGTGCGCTCGGGTATCAATTCGCTGCCGCGCGGCCAGAAGAACGCCGGCCTGGCGATGGGTTTCACGCTGCCGCAGACGTATCGCTACGTGCTGCTGCCGATGGCATTCCGCGTTATCGTGCCGCCGCTGACTTCCGAGTTTCTGAATATCTTCAAGAACTCGGCCGTGGCGTCGACGATCGGTCTGCTGGAACTGGCCGCGCAGGGGCGCCAGCTGGTGGACTACACCGCGCGCCCGTATGAGTCGTTCATCGCCGTCACGGTGCTGTACGCGCTCATCAACTTCACCGTGATGCTGATCATGCGCTGGGTGGAACGTCGCACCCGCGTGCCCGGCTTCATCGGTGGCAAGTAA
- the gltK gene encoding glutamate/aspartate ABC transporter permease GltK, translated as MAYEFDFSSINPSTLHVLGEGMLVSAKITVTAVIVGIVWGTILAMMRLSSNKLLNWFAQGYVTLFRSIPLVMVLLWFFLIIPQLLQKTFNLSAASDLRMTSALIAFSLFEAAYYSEIIRAGIQSVSRGQMFAAQAMGMTYGQSMRLVILPQAFRNMVPLLLTQGIILFQDTSLVYVSALADFFGQAYGIGERDGRIVEMLLFAGLIYFIICFSASLLVKRYQKKVAV; from the coding sequence ATGGCATACGAATTTGATTTCAGCTCGATCAACCCCTCCACGCTGCATGTGCTGGGCGAAGGGATGCTCGTGTCGGCCAAGATCACCGTGACCGCGGTGATCGTCGGCATCGTCTGGGGCACGATTCTGGCGATGATGCGCCTGTCGTCGAACAAGCTGCTGAACTGGTTCGCGCAGGGGTATGTGACCCTCTTCCGCTCCATCCCGCTGGTGATGGTGCTGTTGTGGTTCTTCCTGATCATTCCGCAGTTGCTGCAGAAGACGTTCAACCTGTCGGCGGCATCGGACCTGCGCATGACTTCGGCGCTGATCGCGTTCTCGCTGTTCGAGGCCGCGTATTACTCGGAGATCATCCGCGCCGGTATCCAGAGCGTGTCGCGCGGGCAGATGTTCGCCGCGCAGGCGATGGGCATGACCTATGGCCAGAGCATGCGGCTGGTGATCCTGCCGCAGGCGTTCCGCAACATGGTGCCGCTGCTGCTGACGCAGGGCATCATCCTGTTCCAGGATACGTCGCTGGTCTACGTGAGCGCGCTGGCGGACTTCTTCGGCCAGGCGTACGGCATTGGCGAACGTGATGGCCGCATCGTCGAGATGCTGCTTTTCGCCGGCCTCATCTACTTCATCATTTGTTTCTCCGCTTCGCTGCTGGTCAAGCGTTACCAGAAAAAGGTGGCTGTATGA
- a CDS encoding amino acid ABC transporter ATP-binding protein has product MIEINNVSKWYGAFQVLTDCTTKVAKGEVVVVCGPSGSGKSTLIKTVNALEPFQKGDILVDGTSVGNPKTNLPKLRSRVGMVFQNFELFPHLSITENLTIAQMKVLGRSKDEAMAKGLKYLERVGLKSQAEKYPGQLSGGQQQRVAIARALSMDPICMLFDEPTSALDPEMVNEVLDVMVQLAQEGMTMMCVTHEMGFARKVANRVIFMDAGKIVEDCAKEEFFGNIDARSDRAKQFLSKILHH; this is encoded by the coding sequence ATGATCGAAATCAATAACGTTTCCAAGTGGTACGGCGCCTTCCAGGTGCTGACCGACTGCACCACCAAGGTTGCCAAGGGTGAAGTGGTGGTGGTGTGCGGTCCGTCCGGTTCGGGCAAGTCCACGCTGATCAAGACCGTCAATGCGCTGGAGCCGTTCCAGAAGGGCGACATCCTCGTCGACGGCACGTCGGTGGGCAATCCGAAGACCAACCTGCCCAAACTGCGTTCGCGCGTGGGCATGGTGTTCCAGAACTTCGAACTGTTCCCGCACCTGTCGATCACCGAGAACCTGACCATCGCGCAGATGAAGGTGCTGGGCCGCTCGAAGGACGAGGCGATGGCAAAGGGCCTGAAGTATCTGGAGCGCGTGGGCCTGAAGAGCCAGGCGGAAAAGTACCCGGGCCAGCTTTCCGGTGGTCAGCAGCAGCGCGTGGCGATTGCCCGCGCGCTGTCGATGGACCCGATCTGCATGTTGTTCGACGAACCGACCTCGGCGCTCGACCCGGAAATGGTCAACGAGGTGCTGGACGTGATGGTGCAGCTCGCGCAGGAAGGCATGACCATGATGTGCGTGACCCACGAAATGGGCTTCGCGCGCAAGGTGGCCAACCGCGTGATCTTCATGGATGCCGGCAAGATCGTGGAAGACTGCGCGAAGGAAGAGTTCTTCGGCAACATCGACGCCCGCTCGGACCGCGCCAAGCAGTTCCTGTCGAAGATCCTGCACCACTGA
- a CDS encoding class II glutamine amidotransferase, whose product MCQLLGMNCATPTDVTFSFTGFAARGGVTDHHSDGFGVAFFEDKACRLFIDNQSAGTSPVADLIKRYPIKSKNVISHIRKATQGTVLLENCHPFMRELWGRHWIFAHNGDLHGFAPFLSGVYQPVGDTDSELAFCALMQGLRKRFPGSQPPLNELGHALADITRDITLHGVFNFLLCNGQALFAHCSTRLYYIVRQWPFSKAHLIDADLSIDFAQVTTPDDRVAVIATAPLTDNETWTQFAPGELIMFEDGRPTMTWSVPIPPEVQAKNAANTACT is encoded by the coding sequence ATGTGCCAGCTTCTAGGCATGAATTGCGCCACGCCCACGGACGTGACGTTTTCCTTTACCGGCTTCGCCGCCCGCGGCGGTGTGACCGACCATCATTCCGATGGATTCGGCGTCGCATTCTTCGAGGACAAGGCCTGCCGGCTGTTCATCGACAACCAGTCGGCGGGTACCTCGCCGGTGGCCGACCTGATCAAGCGCTACCCGATCAAGTCGAAGAACGTGATCTCGCATATCCGCAAGGCCACGCAGGGCACTGTACTGCTCGAGAACTGCCATCCGTTCATGCGAGAACTCTGGGGACGGCACTGGATCTTTGCCCACAACGGCGACTTGCACGGCTTTGCGCCGTTCCTGTCCGGCGTCTACCAGCCGGTGGGAGACACCGACAGCGAGCTGGCGTTCTGCGCGCTGATGCAGGGCCTGCGCAAGCGCTTTCCCGGATCTCAGCCGCCGCTCAACGAACTCGGCCATGCGCTGGCCGACATCACGCGCGACATCACGCTGCATGGGGTGTTCAACTTCCTGCTCTGCAACGGGCAGGCGCTGTTCGCCCACTGCTCCACGCGCCTGTACTACATCGTGCGCCAGTGGCCATTCTCGAAGGCGCATCTGATCGATGCCGACCTGTCGATCGACTTCGCGCAGGTGACCACGCCCGATGACCGCGTGGCCGTGATCGCCACCGCGCCGCTGACGGACAACGAGACCTGGACCCAGTTCGCGCCGGGCGAGTTGATCATGTTCGAGGACGGTCGGCCCACCATGACGTGGAGCGTGCCCATCCCACCGGAAGTCCAGGCGAAGAACGCGGCAAATACGGCCTGCACCTGA
- a CDS encoding tartrate dehydrogenase encodes MSQYRIAVIPGDGIGTEVMPEGIRVMDATARRFGIDFQWDHFDFSSYAYYERHGKMLPDDWFDTLVKYDAIYFGAVGWPAKIADHVSLWGSLLQFRRSFDQYVNLRPVRLMPGIKSPLADRKPGDIDFYVVRENTEGEYSSIGGRMFPGTEREIVMQETVMSRHGVDRILKFAFELAQKRPKKHLTSATKSNGISITMPYWDERVEAMAANYPGMKVDKYHIDILTAHFVQHPDWFDVVVASNLFGDILSDLGPACTGTIGVAPSGNINPDKVYPSLFEPVHGSAPDIAGQGIANPIGQIWCGAMMLEHLGHAEAGAAVLAAIEQVLAAGPGHAPLTRDIGGTASTADLGQAIAEAL; translated from the coding sequence ATGAGTCAATACAGGATCGCTGTCATTCCCGGAGACGGAATCGGAACGGAAGTGATGCCCGAAGGCATCCGCGTCATGGATGCCACCGCACGACGTTTCGGCATCGATTTTCAGTGGGACCACTTCGACTTTTCCAGTTACGCGTACTACGAGCGCCACGGCAAGATGCTGCCGGACGACTGGTTTGACACCCTGGTCAAGTACGACGCCATCTACTTTGGCGCGGTTGGCTGGCCGGCGAAGATTGCCGATCACGTGTCGCTGTGGGGCTCCCTGCTGCAGTTCCGGCGCTCGTTCGACCAGTATGTGAACCTGCGCCCGGTCCGGCTGATGCCCGGCATCAAGAGCCCGCTGGCCGACCGCAAGCCGGGCGACATCGATTTCTACGTGGTGCGCGAGAACACCGAGGGTGAGTATTCGAGTATCGGTGGGCGCATGTTCCCGGGTACCGAGCGCGAGATCGTGATGCAGGAGACGGTGATGAGCCGGCACGGCGTCGACCGCATCCTGAAATTCGCGTTCGAACTGGCGCAGAAACGCCCGAAGAAGCACCTGACGTCGGCCACCAAGTCCAACGGGATCTCGATCACGATGCCGTACTGGGACGAACGGGTGGAGGCGATGGCCGCCAACTATCCAGGCATGAAGGTCGACAAGTACCACATCGACATCCTGACCGCCCACTTCGTACAGCACCCGGACTGGTTCGACGTAGTGGTGGCCAGCAACCTGTTCGGCGACATCCTGTCCGATCTCGGCCCGGCCTGTACCGGCACGATCGGCGTGGCGCCATCGGGCAACATCAATCCTGATAAGGTCTATCCCAGCTTGTTCGAGCCCGTGCATGGCTCGGCGCCCGACATCGCTGGCCAGGGCATCGCCAATCCGATCGGCCAGATCTGGTGCGGTGCAATGATGCTCGAACACCTGGGCCACGCCGAGGCTGGCGCGGCCGTGCTGGCGGCCATCGAGCAGGTGCTGGCCGCGGGACCGGGTCATGCGCCGCTGACGCGTGATATTGGCGGTACCGCCTCCACGGCCGATCTCGGCCAGGCCATCGCGGAGGCGCTGTGA
- a CDS encoding glycerate kinase type-2 family protein, giving the protein MNPQVDPRTLLLESFRAAVAAADPLEIVAAHLPPPHAGGRTLVVGAGKAAASMALAVERAYQGKAKLEGIVVTRYAHGLPTEHIRVIEAGHPVPDEAGEQAAADILARVQALGPDDRLIVLVSGGGSSLLSLPAEGIPMADLKATTRELLRCGAPITDMNIVRKHTSRIQGGRLAQASRAPVTTLIVSDVAGDDPSAIASGPTVPDASTYADALAILKRYGAAVPATVQAHLERGARGEVEETPKPGDPLFMNVDNRMIATAHDSLEAAAAEFRRQGVNAVVLGDTVTGEAQEVARVYAALVREIRAYNAPFAAPVALISGGECTVTLPSGASESARGGRCSEFLLSLAIELAGTPNVHAIAADTDGIDGSEDNAGALLAPDSLARAEGSGTSARQKLDAHDAWGFFDAIGDLVVTGPTRTNVNDYRAILIL; this is encoded by the coding sequence GTGAATCCACAGGTCGATCCCCGTACATTGCTGCTGGAGAGCTTCCGCGCCGCCGTGGCGGCAGCCGATCCGCTCGAAATCGTGGCCGCGCACCTGCCGCCACCGCACGCGGGCGGCCGCACGCTGGTCGTTGGGGCAGGCAAGGCCGCGGCGTCAATGGCGCTGGCCGTCGAACGCGCGTACCAGGGCAAGGCCAAACTGGAAGGCATCGTCGTCACGCGCTATGCGCACGGCCTGCCGACCGAACATATCCGCGTGATCGAAGCCGGCCATCCCGTGCCGGACGAGGCCGGCGAGCAGGCCGCCGCCGACATCCTTGCCCGCGTGCAGGCGCTGGGCCCGGATGACCGGCTGATCGTGCTGGTCTCCGGCGGCGGGTCGAGCCTGCTGTCGTTGCCGGCCGAAGGCATTCCCATGGCCGACCTCAAGGCCACCACGCGCGAGCTGCTGCGGTGCGGGGCGCCGATCACGGACATGAATATCGTGCGCAAGCACACCTCGCGCATCCAGGGCGGCCGTCTGGCGCAGGCCAGCCGCGCCCCAGTCACCACGCTGATCGTCTCGGACGTGGCCGGCGACGACCCGAGCGCGATTGCATCGGGTCCGACCGTGCCGGACGCAAGCACGTACGCCGATGCGCTGGCGATCCTCAAGCGCTATGGCGCGGCGGTGCCGGCAACCGTGCAGGCGCATCTGGAGCGCGGCGCGCGTGGCGAGGTCGAGGAAACGCCGAAGCCGGGCGATCCGCTGTTCATGAACGTGGACAATCGCATGATCGCCACGGCACACGACAGCCTGGAAGCCGCGGCGGCTGAGTTCCGTCGCCAGGGCGTCAATGCGGTAGTGCTCGGCGATACCGTGACTGGCGAGGCGCAGGAGGTGGCCCGCGTCTACGCGGCGCTGGTGCGCGAGATTCGAGCGTACAATGCGCCGTTCGCAGCGCCGGTTGCGCTGATTTCTGGCGGTGAATGCACGGTCACATTGCCAAGCGGCGCGTCCGAATCGGCGCGCGGCGGGCGGTGCTCTGAATTCCTGCTGTCTCTGGCGATCGAATTGGCAGGCACGCCGAATGTCCACGCGATCGCGGCCGATACCGACGGTATCGACGGGTCCGAAGACAATGCCGGCGCGTTGCTGGCGCCCGATTCGCTGGCCCGCGCGGAAGGCAGCGGCACTTCGGCCCGGCAGAAGCTCGACGCACACGACGCGTGGGGCTTTTTCGATGCGATCGGCGACCTGGTCGTGACCGGCCCGACGCGTACCAATGTGAATGACTACCGCGCCATTCTGATTCTCTAG
- the pyrC gene encoding dihydroorotase has product MTQKLTITRPDDWHLHLRDGAALAAVLPDTARQFARAIIMPNLKPPVTTVDQASAYRARILAALPAGMAFEPLMTLYLTDNTPPEEIVAARASGFVHGVKLYPAGATTNSDAGVTDIRRCAATLEAMQREGVPLLVHGEVTDGDIDIFDREAVFIDRVMKPLRRDFPELKVVFEHITTRDAAQYVAEAEGPVGATITAHHLLYNRNAIFTGGIRPHYYCLPVLKREIHREALVKAATSGSPRFFLGTDSAPHARGLKEHACGCAGCYTALHAMELYAEAFDAAGALDKLEAFSSFNGPAFYGLPRNSGTLTLTREDWELPAELPYGDTTLVPLRAGETLRWKAS; this is encoded by the coding sequence ATGACCCAGAAACTCACCATCACCCGCCCGGACGACTGGCACCTGCACCTGCGCGATGGCGCGGCGCTGGCGGCCGTACTGCCCGACACGGCACGCCAGTTCGCACGTGCCATCATCATGCCGAACCTGAAGCCGCCCGTGACCACGGTGGATCAGGCCAGTGCCTACCGCGCGCGCATTCTGGCCGCGCTGCCGGCCGGCATGGCGTTCGAGCCGCTGATGACGCTGTACCTGACCGACAACACGCCGCCGGAGGAAATCGTCGCGGCCCGTGCCAGCGGTTTCGTCCACGGCGTCAAGCTGTATCCGGCCGGCGCCACCACCAACAGCGATGCCGGCGTGACCGATATCCGCCGCTGCGCCGCCACGCTTGAGGCGATGCAGCGTGAAGGTGTGCCGCTGCTGGTCCACGGCGAGGTCACTGATGGCGACATCGACATCTTCGATCGCGAGGCCGTGTTCATCGACCGCGTGATGAAGCCGCTGCGCCGCGACTTCCCGGAGCTCAAGGTGGTGTTCGAACACATCACCACCCGCGATGCGGCCCAGTACGTGGCCGAGGCCGAAGGCCCGGTCGGCGCGACGATTACCGCGCACCACCTGCTGTACAACCGTAATGCGATCTTCACGGGCGGGATTCGTCCGCACTACTACTGCCTGCCGGTGCTCAAGCGCGAGATCCACCGCGAGGCGCTGGTCAAGGCCGCGACGTCGGGCAGCCCGCGTTTCTTCCTTGGCACTGACAGCGCACCCCACGCACGCGGCCTCAAGGAGCACGCATGCGGCTGCGCCGGCTGCTACACGGCGCTCCATGCGATGGAGCTCTATGCCGAAGCGTTCGACGCTGCCGGCGCGCTGGACAAGCTCGAGGCATTCTCCAGCTTCAACGGCCCGGCCTTCTACGGCCTGCCGCGCAATAGCGGCACGCTGACGCTGACGCGCGAAGACTGGGAACTGCCGGCCGAGCTGCCGTACGGTGATACCACGCTGGTGCCGCTGCGCGCCGGCGAAACGCTGCGCTGGAAGGCGAGCTGA
- a CDS encoding DUF3025 domain-containing protein, producing MLSTIDWTRPWFLPFAASASCLDGSDLREAFNAAALGSLNAQGLPLRFVPQDSLPEGVAYESHIFATGQVPTRDNLHDTFNALIWLHFPETKRLLNRLQAEAIERDGVQAVRGGLRDAATLFDENAVILVSEDATIANALRGFAWRKLFVSRRDAWRDTCAVVPFGHALLEKLVQPYKSVTAHAWWIPASPTTPIARLDGMLAASLAEAAEQGRLKGGRSFAPLPVMGIPGWCGESAAPGFYDDASVFRPGRRGAAANAEAG from the coding sequence TTGCTGTCGACGATCGACTGGACGCGGCCGTGGTTCCTGCCATTCGCCGCGTCCGCATCCTGCCTCGATGGCAGTGACCTGCGCGAGGCTTTCAACGCGGCGGCATTGGGCAGCCTCAACGCCCAGGGTTTGCCGCTGCGCTTCGTGCCCCAGGACAGTCTGCCCGAAGGTGTGGCCTACGAGTCCCACATCTTCGCCACCGGGCAGGTGCCAACGCGCGACAACCTGCACGACACATTCAACGCGCTAATTTGGCTGCATTTCCCTGAGACCAAGCGACTGCTCAACCGGCTGCAAGCCGAGGCCATCGAGCGGGACGGCGTGCAAGCCGTGCGCGGGGGCCTGCGTGACGCGGCGACGTTGTTCGACGAGAACGCCGTGATTCTGGTCAGCGAAGATGCAACGATTGCCAATGCGCTGCGCGGATTTGCCTGGCGCAAACTGTTTGTCTCACGTCGTGATGCCTGGCGCGATACCTGCGCGGTAGTGCCGTTCGGTCATGCGCTGCTGGAAAAATTGGTACAGCCCTACAAGTCCGTGACCGCCCATGCATGGTGGATTCCGGCGTCGCCGACGACGCCGATCGCCAGGCTCGACGGCATGCTGGCGGCGTCACTGGCCGAGGCTGCGGAGCAGGGGCGTCTCAAGGGTGGCCGCAGTTTCGCGCCGCTGCCGGTGATGGGCATTCCGGGTTGGTGTGGCGAGAGCGCTGCCCCTGGTTTCTACGACGATGCCAGCGTGTTTCGGCCCGGACGCCGCGGCGCGGCCGCCAATGCCGAGGCGGGCTGA